Part of the Streptomyces sp. f51 genome is shown below.
ATTCGGTCCTGCTGCTGGAGAAGGCCCGGTTCCCGCAGGACACCCTGTCCTCCCACTACATCCACATGCAGGGCATGGGCCTGCTGAACCGCTGGGGGCTGCTCGGCAAGCTCCGCGACGCGGGCTGCCGCCCCATCACCCGCCAGAGCTACCAGGGCCCCGGGGTGCGCATCGAGGGCTTCTCCCTGCCCGTCGACGGCCTCAACCACACCTACGCGCCCCGCCGTTACGTCCTGGACCCGCTGCTCGCCGAGGGCGCCGTCGAGGCCGGCGTGGACTTCCGGGAGGGCTGCGCGGTCAAGGACCTGGTGTGGGAGGGCGACCGGGTCGCCGGCGTGCGCTACACGACCCCGGAGGGCACCGAGACCACGGAACGGGCCCGCCTGGTCGTCGGCGCGGACGGCATGCGCTCGCTGGTGGCCCGCAAGGTCGGCGCACCCAACGTCATCGAGCACCCGCGGGTCAGCTGCACCTACTACAGCTACTGGGCCGACGTCCCCTCGCACTTCGAGCTGTACGAGCGGCCCGGCCGCTGGATCGGCGTCATCCCCACCAACGACGACCTCACGCTGCTGATGACCTACTTCCCGCAGGACCTCTACAACGAGGTCCGCAAGGGAGTGGAACCCTTCTACCTCGACTCCTTCCGCACCACCGCCCCCGAGCTGTACGAGCGGATGCGGGCGGGCCGGCGGGTGGAGCAGATCTACGGCACG
Proteins encoded:
- a CDS encoding NAD(P)/FAD-dependent oxidoreductase gives rise to the protein MYDVIVIGARCAGSPTAMLFARQGYSVLLLEKARFPQDTLSSHYIHMQGMGLLNRWGLLGKLRDAGCRPITRQSYQGPGVRIEGFSLPVDGLNHTYAPRRYVLDPLLAEGAVEAGVDFREGCAVKDLVWEGDRVAGVRYTTPEGTETTERARLVVGADGMRSLVARKVGAPNVIEHPRVSCTYYSYWADVPSHFELYERPGRWIGVIPTNDDLTLLMTYFPQDLYNEVRKGVEPFYLDSFRTTAPELYERMRAGRRVEQIYGTGHQENYFRKAHGPGWVLVGDAVNHKDSITARGITEAFAQAQSLVGHVGTQLHDDAALRTALKRYENDLSGEALSHYQGALNVAELKPEGRVEMLRHLVGHQEHIDRYFSTLSGACSIDDFYNDELLDLLDLS